GCCAATttgtaattctttattttgcaaaaaaaaaaaaaaaaaaaaattacataTCAATATGTGTACATTTAGAAACTGAATAGCAAGATACTTCGGGCAATTGCTTTCAGTTTACTACAATACATGTTTGTTCAATCTagtattttctttatataaGTTCCCCAACCTTCTTCGCCTGTGTGGTAGTCATGATTGTGATCTGGCTTTTTCTCTggtataataattttgtaGGGAAATGGAGCACTGTCGAGCGATGTGATTGGTGGTATATGCTCTTTGTATTTATCAGCAATATCATATATCCTAGTGAGgttatttacaaaattcTGAATTGAAGTTTGGACATTTTGGGATTCGCCATTCGATACCTGATCGAGTGGTAACGACTCCACGTTTATCAACCAAGACTCCCATACTATCAAGTCATCCTGAACATTATAGGTGCTATTACCAAACCATCcacttttcttcttgttggCGCTTTTACTCAAAAACTGAACCTTTACTTTGGCTTGGTTTGATGCTTCAgttatttgatttagtattttattgattttctCGTCAATCAATGAATCCAAATCAGGTAAATTATTAGCCATAGGATACGTCACATTCATGAATTCGTTTGTCACTGGTGTTATGGGACCAAATAATCgattaaaaaatattgtcCATATGATTCCTATAGTGGTTCAGATGATTTAGTTAGTCATACATGGCTCACAAATAGACCCgtgttaaaaaaaaaaatgcgTTACATACCTTTTAAGGACTCTCTTAGCACAGATCTCTCCGCTATTACATTTATTATAAACTCCATGATTTTAGTGATATTGGTATCAATGACAGTTCTATTTGACGTTTATAGGCTTTTATTTGACCCGTGTTTGATGTGTAACCAAGTGTGGTATTACAGTTCAagataaacaacaaactaGTTTCATGTACGAGAGTGCGTCTagttattttatttttttttttgtcttggAGTTTTCTGTTTCATAACAAAACCAGAGAATGGGAGAAAACAAGACACGCAGAACAGCCTCcatcaaatatttatcaCCATTCTGTTTGGGCcaattgtaaaaaaaactgTAGACTGTTGTAAACTGAGACGTATCTACATTATGTGATAGCTTGGGTAAAGAATTATCTATTTATACATTATGAGTTTATTGTAGAAGTCGATAGCCTAATCACAATCACATATTTCTAGATTAGGAAATCTGGTATTGCGTTATCATATTAAGGAACGAATACAGCATAACAAAAGAATGAGagtccaaaaaaaaaaaaaattgaactACAACCAAGGCGGGGGAAACAGTGAGGCAACTTTggttctattttttttcttctttatcgATTTCCTTGTTAAACcgattttattatttcttcCATTTCATTTCGTTACagttatttatttctttttctctatCAGCAAACTATAACAAGGGTTTgtgaaaacaattgaagaattgagaAACAAGACGACAATTTATTCATACACTTATCATGCAACATACTAGTGCTGGAGGAggatttttttcaaaaataaaggAAAACTATAGTAGCAAATTGGCAGGTTTATCACTAGCTGGAGGACCCTATGTTGAGAAAGATGGTTCTTCAGAAGACAGCACACTAATTCACAATGCATTTGTCAAATACTACGACTCTAAAGGATTACCATATCCCGACTGGTTAGGAGTGAAAACGTTTCAatctcaacaacaacagcagcagcagcaagGATATGGCAGAAATCAGTACCAACAAGATTATTCCCAATCTAAATATCAACCGGTGCGTCAAGACAATACTTTCAATAATAGCTATGCGACTAggcaacagcagcagcagcagcaatatcaacaacaaacgaATGGCACTAATAGACCTAACTCAGGTGGGTATCATCGTTCTTCAAGTCGATTACAGGACTTGTACAACAAGTCTCGTCAACAAACTATACCAGGTCAAGGATATAATACGAGTAACTCTTGGAGTAATAATCGTTAGATTAATAGTTAATTATATGATATATTATGAGTTTAGACAATCACTATGGATAATggatatattttatttggtattcaatatttttcttcacTATTCAACCTTTGGAACTCACGTTCCCAAGCATTCCTACAGACTATAAACCAATCAGGTAGCTTGTACTCTGCAGGTAACTTTATCTTTAATACATGAACATGTTCGAATGTTTTAGGATATTTTTGCAAATTCTTGTAATACATAAAATCAGTAAGTTCATTAAATTCCACTTGACTATTATTTCTAGACTCTTTTCTTCTCAATGTAGGTGACGTACTAATATAATCACCAGAGGGGGATTTGGTATGGCTGTTTCTGAACTTTAGGTTTTTGTACATGGTAAAATTATTCTCTTGAGTAGACGATCTGCGTCGGTTACTTCTTGCACTTAAGAAATGGTCACCACTAAATGAAGGGGAATTAGAATAACTATTGTTTCTTTGATAACTAATTTTCTTGCCATCAACGGAATTCAATCGTCTTTTTGGTTCTCTATTATTACTGCTTCCTTGCTCCACGAGCTTCAACAAATTTGCTGGAATCTGCGGAGAAGCAGAAAGTAATTCATCATCCAAATCATCCAagtcttcatcatcttcatcttcaattgCATCATAGTCgtcatcaaaattattcaCATCGCTTGTTTCACTGAGGTCTCCATTATCAGTGTCGATTGAATTTGATCTCAAACATATGGTATTATTTCCTCGGGAATTTCTTCTGCTTGGGCTATGATGTTCATAAGCAATTAATTCTACTTGAACCAATTCAAGAAAAGTCTCCGCATAATAGTTATTTTTTGTAGACATCCCTGAATATATTCTATACTCATTAAGAATCGAATTAAAATTCCATTTTTGTATTCTTCTCAACACTCCAATTAAAGTGGCAGAACTATCAATTATAAGTAGTGGgtaattcttcttgttaAACATTATCTCAAATGCTTTCATGACAATATTTTTCTCAATTAACATCCATTGATCTTTACGGTTTAAGGAAATAGTACTGAAAAAGTTTTTAGGTGTGTTGAGAGATAAACTGGTGCCTTTCGATTGGGCCTCTTGCATTGCCATATCAACATCGTCTTGATCGCCTTTGGAAACAATACCAGTATGCTGATGATTGGATATTTTCATTCCAcctaaattgaaaaactgCAAGGTGGGATTGTTTtctaaaaaattatttaatgatcGTGGTGGTTTTTCGGTATCTAGTATTACCATTGATCTCAAGTTTAAAGTTTGTAAAAATGGGAAGTTTTCACTTTCCAATTTGGTGCTTCTGTAAATACCAGACTCAACAGTCCCAAAGTTTTCCGGTGGCACAAGCATTATTGAAGGTTATATTGATGTGTAGGGTGAACCACAGCTAGGATTAGCTTTTTGATAGATTTACTATGCaaaagtatttttttttcttatattCGCATGTTGGAATTGAAGAACACACACAAAAATCTACACACTGTAATGTAATTACTACTTTTTTAGCTTGTATTTTCTATATAACTACATATTGGTAGACGGCAAGGCGTCAGAGATAGAGTATATATATCAGTGTCCAACTCTAGTGGTCTGATGCTACTCGGTAGTCCGGTAACCAAGAGACCTGAGATAGGTCTGGTTCACCTAACTACCTCACACATACAAATTAGTTTAGAAAAACGGTTCCCTGTTATATTTCCGCTGATTCTATATGGTttaacaatcaattttttttttttttttgcagaaAACTGGAATATGTGTCAGTCCATCATTCCTATCATTCATGATACCTAAGTGTTAGGCTCTATTCAAACTAACCATAATTTGTGAGAATATTGAATGaatattcttcatcaaatatCCATTTCCGTTCTGGAGGCATTTGTTTTCCTCTCAacttaataataaaaaaagcTGTCACTCGAGTTGAATCAAGAATCATCAGTTTTGGGGAAAACACTGGGATACGAGATTCAACTATTTCATCCCTTTCGTCTAAAAATTGTTCCAAATATTCAACAGTGTCTATTAATGAAGTAGGTGgtaattgaaaagaaaccaCATGCATATGATCAACAGGATCATCAATCTTGATCTGAAATTTTTCACTGGCAATTTCGAATaccaatttttctaaagaagaaactaAAAGTTGTTTCAAATGATCATATTCTGGTTTACCAATTGTGTCAGGATTAAAGGCTTGAAAGTAAATTCGatgatcatcatcaatatgGAAATAACGGCAACGATAGTACAAGTGTGCCAAGTCACGGTCATCAAAGTATTCATAAGCTGTATAACCGTCCATAAATATTGGTTCTGCATTTACACGTAAATACGCTTCTGGATTCTTGTCGAATGTGTGTACGAGTTGCTTAAAATGTTTTGGTAAATCAGacaattttttcttaaGCAGCTTCTCACTATTAACTAACACGTTGGAAATAACTTTTCGAACTTCTGTACTAGTGGCATGTTTGCACATGGCACTAATGTCAGCCGTGAGTTTGGTTGGAGGGAcattgatgttgttgttgcgaTTGGCAATCCGATAAAGATCAATTGGAGCTTGAGCAGCCTCTaatcttttaatttctcTTAATTTAGGATGATGAGGACTTTGTGCAGCATAATATTCGGCTAGAGGAGTATAATCAGTAGTCCTAATAAAATTATGTGGTTTGGGTATTGCGATTCGTCGTATATTGTGCTGTACATTAGGTGGAGGTGGAGGTGGAGGGATAGATTTAACAAGCTCTTGGTTTGACAAGCATTGAGTTGTATTTGctgataaatttgatggCTTAGAGGTATCTGGTTTGTTTTCAGGCGGGCTTGTCTCAACACTTTGTAAAGACTTGTTTGCTGTCAGcgattgttgttgatgattctCCGAAACAGGCCCAATCTCTTCCTTACTCTCTTTTCTAGGTTCTTTCCCGAACTCCACTTTACTCAATTCCTCAATCACTCCGTTAATTTCCTCTTTAGTATCAGGATGCTTTGACATTGAAAAGAATGGCTACGTAGTTATTATTGCGTTTTGTGTGGAGTATTcgtttaatttttttttttaattttcttaATTCTCGATTTTTCAGTGGGCCGGTATAAAAATAATCCAAAATGCTACCAAATTTACAATAAGAATTATTCAAACGGATATTTTGACCAAAAACAGTAGCAAACATGCCATACTTCTCTTCTTTGAATCTTAACACTAACAACCTTGACTCTTAGAAGAGGTATAAGAGATAGctttgatttgaatataaATGCCCGGCACCGGCTCGGAAAGAGTGAAATATTAAAGAAGCACAAAACCAGTTGTAAGTGAATATTCTCTCGGAAATATCATAAGGTTGTGTCAGATGCATGtcattaaacaaaaaattagaagaaaagtGTATTTAATCATTTAAAACCCAACTTTCCCATTATAAGTGGTTATGAATTCAGGAAAAGATTTTAGACTGTCCATTACTCCAGATGAAAATGTCAGTGCTATTTTACCTTCATATTTTATGTATAAGGCAACAGTGGGTGTAAGTGTACTTACAGCGGAACAAATGGAAACTCAAAACATTGATCCTCCAACGTATATCAATGAGAGCAATCAGGGTTTGAGTAgttcttcaatttcaccCATTCTGACCGTTGACTCGTCCACAAATTCTGTACATACTCTGCAATTTGCATTATCCAGTGAAAGTCATGTACCAATTAGTAATGAACACCAAGTTGGGtctgaagaaaaaatactAGATAACGTATACCGTCTTCCCAATTTATCATTGTATCCTAATATAGTTGGCGACAACATTCGACTAGAAATTCATTTCACAAAGGAAATTGGGGAACTTGGTAAAAAACCAGAATTTATAAATCCTTTCGTGTATGAGTATCAACAAGGTGATGTGATCAGTGGttatattgttattgaGAATGCATCACCAAAACCAATACCCTATGAcatgtttgttgttttatttgaagGGATATTTATGATTGTCAATTCAGATCATGGAAAGCCTGCAGTGCCAgttaaaatgaaaaagttcttggaattatttgatttttcagCAAGTTGGACAGAGGCAACAATTAATAGATTACGTTCAGAATCACACAATCCATATGTTTGGcttgattttgttgatccTGTAGATGgtatatcaatatcattgagtaatgaaaaatttcttaAACCACATAAAAAGTATAAACGatttttcacttttaaAATTCCACACAATTTGCTAGATTCAGAATGCAATAACCATAACTTGTCTAAACATGTTAAGCTACCACCCACAATTGGCGTTACTGCAAAGAATGAACAACACGTTGAGTCATCGATTTCTTCCAGTCAAAAGTTTGAGGATTTTTCGTTTTTAGACACATCAATATCATATGGTGTAACTGCCAGATTTATAGGAAGAGTACATCCGATTGAACAGgaatttggaaaaataaatattccATATTCAGATAAAGGGTTACAGGATTCGAAAGGTGATCCATTCATAgtattaaaagaattaacCAACTATGTTAGGGTTATTCCCCAAACCTTCATTCTCACTGAAGAAGCTATGTCACTGAAAGCCATAGAAAACCAGATTTTATTTCAGAATTTGATACTGAGAATTGAAGAGAAGATTAAATCTGGTAAAGAATTGATCAAACAAGTTTCAAATGCCACTACTTCAAACGATTCCAATAGAGAGTTATCAGTTGTAGAATTTGATGTTGCGAAAAGAGAACAATTATACAAGCCAGATGTACTCCTGGAAACCAAAGAACAATCCAGTTCTCTCAAACATTATGAATCGTTCACGTTGTTtaacaaaaaatcattCACTGGTACAAGCACAATTCTAGGAGTCTTGCATTTGTCCACTCCAAAAGTTAATTATTGCATAGATTATATTCCACCTAAAGAATATAGAATACAGACAAATACCAATCCCTCTTGGAAGCTTAAAATGCCTTTGAAAATCTCTATAAAGTCATTTGAATCTTCCGTAAAGAACCATAATCTCCCAACCATCAAATCGGTTACTGCTGATTTGGTTGTGGTTACTATCAAATCTCCCAAGTATCCCATCCCAATAGAATTCGACCATGAAATGGTTTGTAACAATGAAACAGATATATCATTTGAGGAAACTATATTCAAGAACAATATGGTTGAGCCATTTAAAGAGTATGCCTTAGAATTATATCAGCTTTCACAAAAACTTGGAGAAGAgaatttccaaattgaaAGGCAATTGACTGAAGATATTAAAGCCATGTGTCAATTACAATACAAAATTTCAGAATTACACGTGGCCAACTTGAAAATAAATGGACACTCATGGAATAAAAACACGATCAATTGGCCTATTTCTAAGAAAGAAGCCAATGTAACTGTAGATGTTGCCATAAATTTAGAATATTTATCACATCAGCTTCTAAAGTCTTTACCCGAATCACTAAAATCTTATAATagattcaattttgttCCTGATTTCCAAAGTTGTTACATGAGTAGATTATACTATATCAATCTCAATATTGTGTTATCATGTGGTACCAAATGTCAACTAAAAGTCCCACTTCAGATTCAAAAGAGGTGAATTAGAATAAATCAAGTTTTTCTGGTGTATAGATCATCAAAACTTGAATGTATTGCTTTTTGgttgaagatttattttACAACCACTGTAGTTAAGCAACctgaaattttttttttttttttttcgcgTCTCTCCGCTACACGATCCAAATATTTTCTCTGTGCTGTTCCCAAATtaagtttttctttttggttgaaaaattgtttcatACAGCTTTTCTTCCTATTTGTCATTCGTTCGTTATCAACAACTCCAACTTAGACATATTCACAATGGATAGAAATCGTCAATTGTTATTAGTGATAGGGGTccttttccattttttttatttatggtcgatttttgatatttattttgtatCACCATTAGTTCATGGTATGGATCATCATAAATCCACTTGGACTCCACCAGCAAAAAGACTATTCTTAATTGTTGGAGATGGATTACGTGCTGATAAAACTTTCCAAAAATTGACTCATCCACGTACTGgtgaagaaaaatatttggcACCTTATTTACGTAGTTTAGCTTTAAATAATGGGACTTGGGGGATTTCTAATACAAGAATGCCAACAGAATCAAGACCAGGTCATGTGGCCATGATTGCGGGGTTTTATGAAGATGTGAGTGCTGTCACTAAAGGATGGAAAGAAAATCctgttgattttgattcatttttcaatcaatctaAACATACTTATTCATTTGGACTGCCGGATATTTTACCAATGTTTGCCTTTGGTGATGGAGTTGTCCCCGGCAGAATCGATGTTTGTATGTATGGAcatgaatttgaagatttcACTGCTagttcaattgaattagatGCTTATGTTTTCCATCATTTGGATGAATTGATGCACAATCTGACTACTAATGCAACGTTGAACGATGAGTTGAGACAAGATGGCAATGTTTTCTTCTTACATTTGTTAGGACCAGATACTGCAGGTCATGCATATCGTCCTTATTCTGCTGAATATTATGAAAATATAGAGTATATTGATAGGAAACTAGAAGAAGTGATACCACAAATTAACAAGTTTTTCGGTGATGATCAAACAGCATTTGTATTTACTGCTGATCATGGTATGTCTGATTTTGGATCTCATGGTGATGGTCATCCTGATAATACCAGAACTCCATTGATAGCTTGGGGTGCAGGTGTTAAGAAACCAATACATTTAAAGGACGTTTCCAATTTGGAAGAGCAGTTATCTAAGCAATCCCCTGAAAATAGTGGATTTGAATCTACTTATTTTGATACTTGGGAACTTGACCATCTTGTTAGAAATGATGTTAATCAAGCTGATATTGCATCTTTAATGGCTTATTTAATTGGTGCCAACTATCCTGCCAATTCAGTCGGTGAATTACCATTGGGTTATATTGATGCTGACCCGGTGACAAAAGCTAGAGCATTATACGCCAACTCCTTAGCCATTGTCGAACAGTATTTTGTCaaagaacaagaagtttacaatcatcaattcaaatttaaacCATACAATccatttgaagaaaaaagtaTTCAAGATTATCAACTGGAGATTGAGTCTTTAATTGATCAACTTGAAAAGAACGCTGGTGATGAAATCGAGAAAAAAGttattaaaacaattgaggaattaatgaaaacaaCTTTAGATGGATTGACTTATTTGCAAACTTATAATTGGTTACTACTTCGGTCTATTGTTACTTTAGGTTTTTTTGGTTGGATTGTTTATTCattcaacatttttttgaaattatttgtATTGAATGAAGACGAATTGAAACTAACTCCAGAATTTTCCATACCTTTAGTTGGTGCATTTGGAGCATTAGCAGCATctatcaattatttattattttatcaaaattctCCATTTAATTATTACATGTATGCCGCTTTCCCATTATATTTCTGGTATACAATtttaaatgaaagaaaatatttgacAGCAGGGATTGAATCATTCCTTCATGGGATTTCCAATACGACAAAATTTCTAATAGTAGCCTCATTTATTGGAATGTATGAAGGCATTGCTTATGGATTTTTCGAAAGAGTGATGTTTTCGGTGatttttataatcattGGTATTTATCCATTATTAGTTCAAGGTGCACACAAGGTCTCTggattaatgaaaattatttggtttACTAGTTGTTTGTTAATGTGTACTTTTACCAACTTGGATCCAGTGAAAATAGAGAGtttatttcaaatcaatgtTGGGACAATTTTTGCATTGATTGTTAGTATCATGGGGACAAAACAAGTattcaaaagaaaagaagtaGGACCgattcaaaaacaattggtTATTGCTCAAATTGCTATTattccaataattttatttgcCACTAACATCTCTGTATTGTCATTACAAGCTAGAACAGGATTACCATTGTATTCACAAGTTTTGGGTTGGATAActtttattgtttctttgATAGTATTACCAGTATTACATTTCATTAATCCTTCTAgtgattatcaattgagactattaattatatttttaacaTTTGTCCCCACATTTGTCAttttaacaatttcatttgaattattattttatgttgggttttcattgattttattacaATGGTTATCAATAgaagaattattgaaattttctcATAAGGAATTAGTGAaaacatttgaaaaaacCGGGAGATTACCTAAAGGATATTGGTTACAAGTTATAcgtattactattattgggtttttctttttacaATTGGCATTTTTCGGTACTGGTAATATCGcctcaatttcatcattttctttagaTTCAGTTTACCGTTTAATACCTATTTTTGATCCATTTTCAATGGGGgcattattaatgataaaattaattattccTTATGTTTTGTTATCAACTTGTCTTGGAATAatgaatcatcaattagaaattaaaaaattcacCATTAGTACTTTGATTATTTCAACAAGTGATTTCTTgtcattaaattttttcttcttggtTAGAACTGAAGGAAGTTGGTTGGATATTGGtgtttcaatatcaaattattgtttAGCTATATTGAGTTCATTATTTATGTTGATTTTAGAATTGATTAGTTCGGTTGTATTGAGTGGTGTTGAATATAATTCGATCGGTACTAAATTAGACTTTGAACCTATAAGTCATAGAgttagaaaaagaagagttACATAGAATGTTTTAGAATATAATAAGAACTGGTTATTAAACTGACTGACACACTGAATCATTTTCTTGGTGAGCATCATGTTCTTAGCCGAGCTTTTGCAAATAATGAGTCAAAAGCggaacagaaaaaaaaatccctGTTTACTGTTTTAAGagctgaaaaaaaaaatttcttctaGTGGAACCAGCTCAACAAAGTCcattcatttattaaaaacCAGGAAAACATGACTACTGCTGATGTATCCTCAAAAAGACATGTGTTaatgattgataattatgatTCATTTACTTGGAatttatatcaatatttacaTCAATCTCCTAAATGTGGTAAAGTAGACGTTTATAGAAATGATAAAATCACCATTtctcaaattgaaaatgaaattaagccagatataatttttatttctccAGGTCCAGGACACCCTTTGACTGATTCTGGTGTTTCAAGAGAAGTAATTAAGTATTTCCTGGGTAAAATCCCTATTTTTGGTGTTTGTATGGGACAAGAATGTATATTTGATGTATTTGGAGGTGATGTCTCATATGCTGGGGAAATTGTTCATGGGAAAACAACTACTATAAAGCATGATGGTAAAGGTATGTTTGAAGATGTACCACAATCAGTTGCTGTAACTAGATATCATTCATTAGCTGGTAGTTCTAAATCGTTACCTGATGTATTAGAAGTTACTGCCGTTACGGAAACTCAACCAGAAGTGATTATGGGAGTTAGACATAAAAAATATACCATTGAAGGAGTTCAATTTCATCctgaatcaattttaactGAAAGTGGACAATTaatgattgataatttattaggAGTTTATGGTGGTACTTGGGAAGAAAATGATGCATTTAAAACCGGTAAAATGATTAACAAAACTGGAGGCGGTAATatattacaaaaaatttacaaacaAAGGAAAATAGAttatgaatcaattgaaaaattaccaggtaaatcatttgaaaatttacaaattgaatttgatttagatCTTGCACCaccattaataaatttctATGATCGTCTTAAATATACTCAATCTAGTTTGAAAGAAACCATTATATTATCAGAATTCAAACGTGCAAGTCCTTCTAAGGGGGATATTAATATAAATGCTCATCCAGCTAATCAAGCATTGACATATGCTATTAATGGTTGTTCCACCATTTCTGTTTTAACTGAACCTCATTGGTTTAAAGGATCCTTAGATGATTTAACTTTGATCCGTAAAGTGATTGACAAACCTACCACAAACGATTATAAACGTCCAGCGGTATTGagaaaagaatttatttttaataagTATCAAATTTTAGAAAGTAGATTAGCTGGTGCTGATACAGTTTTGTTAATTGTTAAAATGTTGAATGATGACACGTTGTTACATGAACTATATCAATATTCTTTGGATTTGGGGATGGTTCCATTGGTAGAAGTTAATAATAGTGATGAATTATCTCAATCTTTGAAATTGACTTATAAGGGTTCAACTGAAGAACCATTAATTATTGGAGTTAATAATCGTAACTTGACTACttttgatgttgatttgaataCCACAAGTAATTTAGTAAAGCAAGCTAAAACTAGTGATAGAAAAGGTGACGTGTTGGTTCTTGCATTATCCGGGATAAGTTCAGTGGATGATGTAAAGAAGTACCAGTATGAAGATAATGTAGATGGTTTTTTGATTGGAGAGAGTTTAATGAGAGCTGAAGAAAAGGGTGAAGCAGGTAAGTTTTTGCATGATTTATGTACTTGCTAAGTTTTATAGATAATTTGAAGTAAATAATAAGTTATTGATGTGTTCTGTCAACTCGTTACCTAGGTTAACAAAAGTTCCATTGGTTAACGATTAATCCATCTGTAGAAGGTATATCTGAGTTGCAAAACATTTGACAACCAAGAAAGTATTGAAGGAAAGGACAAAGTACGCCAATTCATTACATTTCCTAATTGGGttaaattaatgaattactCGAAAACACAcaaaacacaaaaaaaaaaaagtataaactgacacgaaaaaaaaaatgagaTTCATTCTCTATTTTTCAACTAGACGTGTTTTGTAATACATTTCTTTATTGGAAacaaaatgatttaaacaattaacCTCATCAGAAGCCAGCAACTTCTGTTCcatatttaattcatttgatttctcttcaatttctctatttttttattattgaatccATAACTTTTGGTTTTAGCATTACAAATCAACATCCATAATGAATACCACTccatcaaaaaaaagaaccaTTAGAGATATTTCTAATACTCAATTACCACTTACACCTACTAAAACTCCAACCAAATCTAAGAAAATCAGAATTGATGACACTTTTGATGTTGGAAAACCGTCATGTGTGAAAAAACTAGATTTTGGACTTGTTACACCCACCAAGAAGAAACCTTCACCTTCACTATCAACTTCAATTTACTCGCAAGCTAAAGCACTATTTCAACGTGGATCCAATTTGGGTCACTCtaatgattattttttgacTAGTCGAGAGAAAGAGGCTAAATATATCACTGATTTTGTTACAAATAGCATCCAACAGAAAGTATCCAATAGTCTATATATTTCTGGTCCTCCTGGTACGGGTAAAACAGCTCAAGTTCAACTAATACTACAACCATACCAACAGAAATCAAGAATACGAGTAGTGAAAATTAATTGTATGACATTAAACAACCCAgaacaaatttatcatgAAATATATTgcaaaataatgaataaat
This is a stretch of genomic DNA from Candida dubliniensis CD36 chromosome 1, complete sequence. It encodes these proteins:
- a CDS encoding conserved hypothetical protein (spliced gene); translated protein: MEFIINVIAERSVLRESLKGIIWTIFFNRLFGPITPVTNEFMNVTYPMANNLPDLDSLIDEKINKILNQITEASNQAKVKVQFLSKSANKKKSGWFGNSTYNVQDDLIVWESWLINVESLPLDQVSNGESQNVQTSIQNFVNNLTRIYDIADKYKEHIPPITSLDSAPFPYKIIIPEKKPDHNHDYHTGEEGWGTYIKKILD
- a CDS encoding transposable element protein, putative (transposable element) → MSKHPDTKEEINGVIEELSKVEFGKEPRKESKEEIGPVSENHQQQSSTANKSLQSVETSPPENKPDTSKPSNLSANTTQCLSNQELVKSIPPPPPPPNVQHNIRRIAIPKPHNFIRTTDYTPLAEYYAAQSPHHPKLREIKRLEAAQAPIDLYRIANRNNNINVPPTKLTADISAMCKHATSTEVRKVISNVLVNSEKSLKKKLSDLPKHFKQLVHTFDKNPEAYLRVNAEPIFMDGYTAYEYFDDRDLAHLYYRCRYFHIDDDHRIYFQAFNPDTIGKPEYDHLKQLLVSSLEKLVFEIASEKFQIKIDDPVDHMHVVSFQLPPTSLIDTVEYLEQFLDERDEIVESRIPVFSPKSMILDSTRVTAFFIIKLRGKQMPPERKWIFDEEYSFNILTNYG
- a CDS encoding E3-ubiquitin ligase complex subunit, putative (involved in intracellular amino acid permease sorting, functions in heat shock element mediated gene expression, essential for growth in stress conditions;~Similar to C. albicans BUL4;~Similar to S. cerevisiae BSC5) codes for the protein MNSGKDFRSSITPDENVSAILPSYFMYKATVGVSVLTAEQMETQNIDPPTYINESNQGLSSSSISPISTVDSSTNSVHTSQFALSSESHVPISNEHQVGSEEKILDNVYRLPNLSLYPNIVGDNIRLEIHFTKEIGELGKKPEFINPFVYEYQQGDVISGYIVIENASPKPIPYDMFVVLFEGIFMIVNSDHGKPAVPVKMKKFLELFDFSASWTEATINRLRSESHNPYVWLDFVDPVDGISISLSNEKFLKPHKKYKRFFTFKIPHNLLDSECNNHNLSKHVKLPPTIGVTAKNEQHVESSISSSQKFEDFSFLDTSISYGVTARFIGRVHPIEQEFGKINIPYSDKGLQDSKGDPFIVLKELTNYVRVIPQTFILTEEAMSSKAIENQILFQNLISRIEEKIKSGKELIKQVSNATTSNDSNRELSVVEFDVAKREQLYKPDVLSETKEQSSSLKHYESFTLFNKKSFTGTSTILGVLHLSTPKVNYCIDYIPPKEYRIQTNTNPSWKLKMPLKISIKSFESSVKNHNLPTIKSVTADLVVVTIKSPKYPIPIEFDHEMVCNNETDISFEETIFKNNMVEPFKEYALELYQLSQKLGEENFQIERQLTEDIKAMCQLQYKISELHVANLKINGHSWNKNTINWPISKKEANVTVDVAINLEYLSHQLLKSLPESLKSYNRFNFVPDFQSCYMSRLYYINLNIVLSCGTKCQLKVPLQIQKR